A region of the Dreissena polymorpha isolate Duluth1 chromosome 6, UMN_Dpol_1.0, whole genome shotgun sequence genome:
GAATATAGCAAGCTTCCAAATACGGAGAAATAGAGGGTTCAGTTAGGTTTGACGGTCGATGTTGTATTTTTCCTGTTCTCAAAGGCAGCAAGCGGTAGAGTTTGGGCGTCTTGTATTATGGAGTCATGTTTGCTAAGTCTTTTATTTAACTAAGACTTATGGGTGTTTTTGTGATGTGCCAATCCTGTCTTGCCGTGTCAAACTGTTTGGCAATGCGTCATTTGTTATTAACTTAGGCCTCCTTTTTTCTCCTCCTTGTGCTCAAGTTTCACTTTAACAAGTATTGCTACGTTTTAAGTGTGGCAtacaatttgtaaaacaaatgtgtGAAAACGAATCCATAGTAGTCTTAGAATATTCTTCTGCAAAAAGCGATGTTCGGAcggtatgtttttatttatctaATAATAACAAATACTGTTCTTCAGCTATGCTCGGCAATATTTCACTCACGACATACTTGTATGATGTTGAAAAAAACGCTAACTACTCTATAATGATCTGCGGGCACGAAAGACGAAATGAAATATGCGACGAACTCACAGTGACAATAAAgggtaaatgtatttgtttaaaaaacgtaCCTATTCATTTTTATACGGTTACCAGTTTCCATACAAGAAGTACAAATTATTGGTGTTCGTAATCACTTAAATATGAAAAAGGTGCAGACCAAATTAGCATATCCTGTAATGAcgtgtttttatgcccctctgCTTAGACTATTCATTATATTCATAATTCTTTATAACATAATATCCGTGTGAATGGCATTAACCTCGATTTAGTTAAATTCACATCTTCCAAAAACATCTGATCTAAACATCCTTTATTCTCTTTTAAACTACATTTGATATCAACTCAATTGTTGGACGCTGTAGGATGAAAGCATAACATTTGTACAATATAATTTACTATAATAATGATATACTTTCAGATTACTGTGAGGAAGCGCAGCCCTGTTCCTCTGCAACTAACACCGTAAATGAAAGTATTGAAGTCGGTACCCCGATATTCGATGTTTCTCAACTATGGACAAATAATGGAGCTATCGATGTAACATACACTATGACGGCAAACAAACGAAACGTGTTTCAAATAAACAGGCAAACTGGTAGGTTGTAAGTGTTTACTTAGTCTTCTTGCTAGATTTGTGTCGCATCCTTTAATCAACCAATCCGTCCCGTTTTTGTGCGGAGCATAACTCATGAAACATTGAAGACATCCAAAGACAAatcttataaattaaattataccGGGCTTTATTATTGTGATACGGCACATGGGGAAGTGAAGACTGcaagaataataataatttattttcttttcagGATATACAGAGGTTGTGTCTGTTTGTCAATTGTCTTGTACAAAGCATTAGTTCCTTAGAATTGCAGGCATTATAATGTAACTGTTCAAATTTAAAGAGGACATTAAGAAAAAGTGAACAGTGTAAATACCATAGGGCTTTCATCAGTTGTTATGAGTTGATTACATTTGCGTTTTGTTATACAGCCAGTGTCTTTTGATGAGAATAACTCGGTCCATATGTAAGGTattcaaataaacattcaaataattaaagaTAATAACACACTTTTTAGTATTTATACaagtatggccattttttatttgttagtgccaaacataaattcatgagtatgaaatatatcaaaataaacaagaacaAAATACAACCATATCGTTTTCATAGTATAAATGGAGTTATTTCACTTTAAATAACACAACTAAACTGTGTGCTGTAATTGTCCTGCGCTCGGAAACCATTTTTATAGATTCGAATGTAACATCGTTCATTGATAAAGGCTTTGATAGGAATTGTAGAATGACATAATCATAATCTCCGTAAAAAAAATAACAGAGTGTTTCCCCATGTTCTTAACCTTAAATAattatcttcataaaactttagAGAACATTATAAGCAAGTGCAGTCTTCATGATCTATAACTCGTGTGCAAAGCCCAATCACATTTTGCTGTTGTAAATTGTTTAACATtcatcaaaatgttttaaaacgtaTTCAAGAGATTGATATGAAACTTCGCATGCGTTAATATGGGCTGATGAATAAGAACCACATTTCTTTCTTCAGTATTCCTGTcgtatactgggggacatattgtttttgccctgactGTTGGTTTGTTGCATttctttgttggtttgtttgcgtcagactttaacattggccattacttttgcaatattgaagatagcaacttgatatttggcatgcatgtgtatctcatggagctgcacattttgagtggtgaaagatcaagatCAGGGtaatccttcaatgtcaaaggtcaaatatatggggggacatagtgtttcacagcACATCTTGTTTAATTAGCAGTTGCAAATCATAAGCATACAGTTGATAGAgcgtttttataaaaataatgactCGGGGTCTTTTGACACTAACAGTGAAAGAATACGCTTTCTATATAAAagttaaatgtttgtttatacatttgcattattttgtGTCTGCTTCAAACACGATAATAGTACAGATTTACAAAACATATTTCACGTGAAGAGCATAAGCCCAGACATGTTAAAACGTTCATTTTGAAAAGTGTATttgagttttaaaaaaaataaagttaaaagttgaaataaagtttagaaattattaaatgcataatatttaaattggtAACAGAGTTAAAAATACAATGTTGAATTATCGAAGTACCACTCAACTTATCGAAAggaacatttataaaaaaaacttggttGCATTAATGCTTGTGTGGCTATACTGCCAACCATAGCTTTAATTGGTATTAACAATTATACAAATCTGGGTTCCATGCTTTCCGAGATAGTATTGAAATGCTCTCTAAAATTGTATCAATCGTATAAAATTGTATCACATAAACTACATTTTAACATTGGTGAAGTCAAATGTATTGTTTCCCCAGGGGTTATAACGACTACTGTCAAACTGCCAGCCTCATATCCCTCTACCACTTACACTCTGAACGCATTCCTGGATGTGACTGACGCCTCGCACTGCACCGCCTACACAGTCTGCCCGCTGATACTGCACGTGACCTATATTAACACCGTAAGTAACACATGACCTTAATCAACAGTGTGAGGAAAACGCAATCAATACTTACATGGTACGTAGCACGTCGGCTATGTTTAAATGAAAGTAATAAGTGAACTTTATTTTCAATGTAGGTAGCACATTACCTATATTTACTACGTAATAAGCCGTATATCTGAACTAACAGTGTACGTTGCATGTGTAATATATTAGAAGTGTCATTTGCAATGCCTAATAGTGTAAGTTTTTGTTACTCAGATCATTTATGGTAACTTCACATGCTGTATACAAGGTACACGAGACCTTTTTTAACAGGGTGAGAAACAGGTGACGTTCGTTTATATAAAAAGCATCACATCATAGTTTAAGTAAGTATAGCCAAAATAGCACGAACATGGGTCACATTATATCGTAGTAATAACGTGGACATCCGAATGTTAACTTATCCACGTAAATGGCTTAAATCAATCAGGTATACATAATATATCCCATGTATAAGTCACACTTCAAAATAATGGTTATAAAATGTTTTGACTGTGAACATGTTACTCGAAAAAAACTTATCATCATTACAAATATGACTTGTAcgttatttaacatatttttcgaGTTCATAAAACAACACGACCAATTTCAATATCTTTATATTTCACATTAGtactaattgttttgttttaagccTGTTGAAATAAAGAATATGCCCGCCTCAGCTTCAATTCACGAAGATGAAACTAGGACGCTAACTCTTTGGACAATAGAAACCACGGACGGCAATGCTGATGACGAAGTAACCTGTGTCATAACAAATCCGGCAGAAAACAAACCGTTCTATATCACGGAGACGTTTAAAGGATCGAATGGTAATTCTTGTTTGGATATCagacacggtgcctataccacgtgacttttttaaAGATCTGTGtttggagaataaagcgcgacccatttaacatttttaatgatgtctttttaaatatttcaccattttaaatgggataaagtggagagcccgctcactCGTGAGAGCTTTCTATAGGTATAATgatcttttttatttaacttgtagttttcagtaaagtgcaaccgagCGTTTAAAATATGAAgcccccacactgatccgacatttttctgaccgttcaaacgcgcggttgaaTTTTACTGAAAAactacttatttgtttaaaaaaatcatgataccgaTCAAAAAAACTTACGattgagcgggctctccactttatcgcattaaaaatagtgaaatatttaaaaagagatccttaaaaatgttgaCTTGGTCGCTATTTATTCTCCAAACACAGGTCCAAAAacgtcacgtggtataggcaccgtatCAAAGAATACGTACACAAATAACACCAGAGTCACACAAGGTTTGAAACTTCTCTGAGTTGTCTGTTTGCCGACAGTAAAAGAGTCTTAATGTAACGTGTTACATTGTCCGTGTTTGAAAAGAAGTAATTTATTTTATACACGTATACTACCATGctatttgcattatttgaaacCCATTATAACAGCAAGGAATGTAAAATAAAACTGTATTCTAAAGAGTTCGATACTGCAACATTTTTAGTATAAACAAACACGATACCATTGTACAAATCTTTTTTGCAATAAGACTTTATAATTAAgcattatttatgaaaaaatgtgtTTCTTAGTCGGGATGGTTATTTCGCTTGACTAAGTTAAAATATACTGCATGCATTCTTTTTTAAATCTATgactatttttgtaaataattatcaCGTTACTATATCGCAAAAACACCAGTGATTTTCAAACACTGTTTCAAGCCGTTGACACAATATTATGTCATGTTTTATGTCAAGTTTTAACACAAATGTATTTCTGATAAAATTTCCTGTTATGGATTAATgagcttaaaaaaataatattattaccaACGCACTACAAAAAAATTACACTGGTGTCGACGCATTGAAACGGTCGATGAAAACTATATTTATAGCGTTTAAACGGTTACTCCGTGATAGATATATGCGTTTTCAGTTTACGTTATAAAAAATTATGTGGCTGGAACATACATCGAACGTCAGCTCTCCTCAGCAAAGACACTCTACAATATTGACATAAATTGCACCGATCGGTTGGGTGAGGGAAACTCGAGCTTCTTGCAAATCACTGTGAATCTAAACCAACCACCACAATTGACGACATTAAaaggtaattgttttattttctttctcgATATTTTTGAACAGATTTTTATTTGACAAATTATGATCTTGACTTTGATGTAAGAACACCTTGTTTTATTACTcaagaaattaatttaaaatccGCGGTTAAAAagaaatttctaaataaaaaaaattgtacatttgTTAAATTCGAATtgttagtaagttaaatacatttcAGTGCAACCTTCATGCAACATTTGTGAGcgacttgtgttttttttaatgcgccatttcataattatttatatttctaaattattatttcaagcgaaattatacgattttgtatatgttttaaatagttatatattgataacatatgtcacattaacacaaaataggcacgaaaaattatacatttaagacgaatttcataaaatgcagcaaagacaaattagcgtcccgagccgattgtgacgaagatatttcgtacatattttcctacaataaccgatgcattcgtcattttagttagtgtttgtgtgtcgtatgaatagatatcgttgcagaaatttacaATGAACCGTTACAATAAATTtagattcaaatcgtacatgcattattcacatgctggcgaatttgactgtacagacattttcgatttcagaattgaatatctggcttattttgcatttttcgacacacgttcttcttaacttttatttcaatgtatattgaaacatatgtttaataggatttgtacatattttatataaattaataaatatttgacaaaatcgtataatctcgctttaaagcaTTATTTCGCATCTATTTAGTGACACAAGTGAATGATCATAAACTATATTTTATTCAAGGAACTGTCCACAAAAATGTGGATCAGTCTACGAAGTTTAAGGGCTATACCATAATAACAGAGAAAGCGAGCGACACAGAAAACGATCAACTGATTTACTCATGTAGCAACGTCGCAAGCAAAAATCCTCTTTCATGTGACattggtaaatattaacgatttGTCTCGCCATAAAACAAGACCCGATACATACAAACAGACGAATGTGCACTTCTCCATATTTTGATAAACGTTTCTGTTGCTTGGGTGATCATTTACAACTGTGTAAAAATTATCCAAATGTCAGCAAGCAAGTGCAGACAAACCAAATACACGAGATCCCagcaatatataattgtttaaaacaaccaaacatgaaaaaaaaaaccaaAAAGTCCGACGTAGGTAGTCAAATCAAATTGCGAAGCATTTCTTTATGTTTGAATCAGACATTTTTATAGCTTAAAAGGCATTGTTTTCtcctaaatttattttaatagtgCAAGCTGCCTGTTGCACGTCATGCCATCCAATGTATAACTATCGAATGGAAATCCGATAATAAACACAGAAATGATGTAGCTcttgaaatattttcatatgagaaatattattgtttaccTCCGCAAGTCTTGGATTTAAGACAAGCGACACATTTTCTATATAATATGACgatacataaatattgaatgtttatCAACTCAAACAGACAAACATATTGACAACATCCGATGTCGTGTATTAAAGGGAGAAGCGATTATAATACAGGTCAATACCTTTTCATGCGTTATATAACTCCATAAACGTTAGCAAAGGGTATAACTATTGATAACGTCCGCGTGTCTTTTATATAAGGAAATATACCAATGTTCTATTAAAAAGCTTGATTCACAACAAACGTGTATGCATAAAACGTGTTCAATTACAGAGGACAACACACTGCATGTCAAATTACGCCGTAATGTCAGTGTTGCGAGCGAGAATGGAGCGGAGTTTTCGATTGAGATATGCGTAACAGACGGGAAAAACTCAACCAAAGATTGTGGGACACTAGAAGTTACATTTACTAGTACGTATTTAGATTTCACAATTGTGctttaaatttgaaagaaaaaaaaacttatttgaatgaattatataaaatatCTCGTTCACAAATGTAAATTTGAATAATTGCTGTGCAATAATGTAATACAGATTATAATGTTCCGTTAACAATTACTAAAAAAATGAACGAATCAGATCTAACCTTATATAACCATTATTTGGCTTAAAGGGTGCATGCACTGTCTCACAGTTTATACTTGAATAACTATTACGCATATGAAGAGttagaaaacaaatatttgtatttaaaatgaaataaatattgagaGTGATTCTTTCAAATCATGATCGCGATTTATTGTTTACTAAGAGAAACTTGTGCTTagaatgtaaacatttttattaaaattactgAATGTCCTCCTGCAATAAGTTGCAATGTTTATTCGTTTACTTGTAGGCTTGATTGTCAATAATACACGTATAATCTTTTACAGCCACACACTCACACCCCAAAATTAGCAACTTGCCAAAGGTCCTTGAGATCAATGAGAACGAGGGGCTGGGTGGCGTCATTTTCACGGCAATAGCAGATGATGACGATTCAGGAGAAACTCACacgttttcaatgaaagtgaatCCCAGTTTAGGGTCTAACTATTTTAGTCTTGACCCATACAGTAGGTTCTTTACGTATACACCAATAATAACTATTCATACATTGACACTTTATAATCACAAAGTTACAtctacaaaatataaaaaagtagcaCGTAAGGTCATTTTCAATTACGCTGCAAACGTCTATTAGCAATTTAGACatctaaatataatttataaagttAAATGGCTATGTTGTTATATTCACACTTATTTTTTATATGTCATGCAttgtacttaaaggggccttttcacagattttggcattttttaacttattcattaaatgctttatattgataaatgtaaacattggatcgtaaaagctccagtaaaaaatcaagaataaatttaaaaaaaggaaaagaacattgcccggagcaggtttcgaaccagtgacccctggagtcctgccagagtcctgaagtaaaaacgctttagcctactgagctattccgccgagtacacatacttgacgtatatataccttatataagcaatcttcgtagtttcacaaaatttaacgacaaaaacagaactctccaaattattcaatcgtttcgcgttgcaacgctttataatttttaggttttaaaatcgtcaaaagatgcatataatggctatattagaccatggtaaatgttcagtattactgtttcatcacaaatatcataactaaaacgaaaatgtgcgaatctgaaacaacttttttcaattttgtcaatttaccaaagcgtgaaaagatccctttaacacaaTAGTACATACTTAAACAAATTGTATTCATAGCATCCATTCCATTATTTTTAAAAGTACTCTTTTTACAGAAAGCGAAATTATTTTGATACACGTTCAACATCATACTGACGCGCTGTATAAACAAATGCATTGCTACAGTATTTAGAAATATTTACCTAGGTGGAAACGTGATTCTTACGAGATATTTAGACTACGAAGACACCAATACTTTCTACCTAATTTTCTCCGTCAAAGACGACTTTCTGTCCAGTCAAGATTCGTATACGCTTGTGATTCAAGTCAGGAACGTAAATGAGCAGAACAAATTGACGTCCGAAGTCAAACAGATCACTTTTAAACAGACAACGGTTTGTTGTTAATTTTTATCGACATTTAAATGTTGATTTACGTAATAAAGCTATGGCTATGATTTATATGAACCTAGCTTCTGTAAGAATATGTGCGTAAGTTACTGTGATTTAAAAGTAAAGGCACTTCTTTTATCATCACGTGTGTGTGTCGAGTACttgttataaatgttttattgttgttttattgtaaatagTGATAAGTAACAGATAAAAGGAATTGTGTTGATGGTAATATTTGTCATCTGCTGATGCAACTGGATGTTTTTATATGAACTTTGTCTAATATTCAGAAAATCGGAAGAAGTTGGCGAACAGGACTAACCTGCACGGACATAGACAATAATGACGAGCAAACCATTGTCATTGATGGCGGAGAACATGCCGACTTTTTTTGGTATGCACGTGTTTAtgaattgttttcaatttttcATCGTTGTTTGGCTATGCGCGTTATTCACGCGCCTTATATAATACTGAATCAAGATTGAATTCAATGGTAAATCGCTATTTCATAATAACGGTCATCTCTCATAGGACACCCCTATACCAAGCAACGTTTGATAAGTAATGGTTAGAACACATACAGTAAAAGCTTCAGTGGCGGCTGAGCAAGCCAAAGCTGTTAATATTAACTAAAGCTTTTAAGAAGGAAAAGTGCagaacaaaaatattataaatggtaAAGCGCATCTCGTTATTGGTACAATCGAGCCATATCATTGcgataaaatgtattttatattcctAATACAAAGGACTTTtctcttttatattttaaatcagGGCACATCAAATTTCGTCGTACATGCAATGCATTTTTCGTAAATGAGGTATACTTCGTGCATTGAGcgcatatatttaaaaagataatGAAATAATACGATGACAACCTATATACTCTTTATACTGGTATGGTTTCTTTTGCAGTTACAATGCAAGcaacaacaaattatatttagCAAAGGTCTGGAATCTCGACGACGCCTCGCTGATGTTGCCAGATAACACCCTGGTCACCATGAAGTGCACCGACAGCGGGGGACTTGTCTCCCGGTACAATTTCGTTGTGAATGTTGTGGCTGTCAACACAATTAGACCGGCAATTGACAAGGAACGATGTGTACAAGAGATGACCGAAACTGGGATGCCAGTTATAAGGGTACAATCATTATTTTCgtgattattaatattattgttagtagtattagtagtagtagtagtagaattagtggaagtagtattagaagttatagtagtagtagtagtagtagtagtagtagtagaagtagtagtagtagtagtagtagtagtagtagtagtagtaaaaggaggagtagtagtagtagtagtagaacaagtagtagtagtaatagtagtagtagtagtagtagtactagtagtagtagtagaagaagtagtagtactggtagtagtaataataataataatagtagtagtagtagtagtagtagtagtagttgctgttgttgttattgtagtagaagtagtagtagtggtagtagtagtcgtcgtcgtcgtcgtcgtcgtagtagtagtagtagaagtagtagaagtagaagtagtagaagtagtagtagtagtagtagtagtagtagtagtagtagtagtagtagtagtagtagtagtagtagtagtagtagtagttaaacaagtagtagacgtagtagtagtagtagtagtagtagtagaagtagtagtagtagtagtagtaatagtagtagtagtagtagtagtagtagtagtagtagaagtagtagttgttgttgtagtagtagtagtagtagtagtagtagtagtagtagtagtagaagtagtagtagtagtagtagtagtagtagtagtagtagtagtagtagtagtagtattagtagtagtagtagtagtagtagaagaagtagtagtagtagtagaagtagtggtaggggtagtagttgtagtagtagtagtagtagtagaagctgtaatagtaatagtagtagtagtagtagtagtagtagtagtagaagtagcagaagtagtagtagtagtagtagtagtagtagtagtagtagttgaagtagtagtagtagtagaagtagtagtattagtagtagtagtagtagtagtagtagtagtagtagtagtagtagtagtagtagtagtagtagtagaagaagtagtcgtagtagtagtagtatggtcCTCGTaatagtagttgtcgtagtagtagtaatagtagtagttctagtagtagttgttgttgttgtagaagaagtagtagtagtagtagtagtattagtagtagtagtagtataagtagtagtaggagtattcgtcgtagtagtagtagtagtagtagtagtcgtagtagtagtcgtagtagtagtagtagtagtgtagtagtgtagtagtagtagtcgtagtagtagtagtagtagtagtagtagtattagtgtagtcgtagtagtagtagtagtagtagtagtgta
Encoded here:
- the LOC127835658 gene encoding protocadherin-23-like, translated to MNVTVMNSESCYATSCLMDVTIWYTNWPPHIESLPDKMELHEDTDNEVRLHYLQVYDYNYDRPSDKHAEEDNATCWIQYVHDQWGENDMELFSLRQENPSYLNNWDSYTLWKNECRVPGSPYSPPCGYKRENYTCPKHSGCMTHNVTQWYNVSIVCRDGYGATDNRNFTFEPTPNMRPHYINLPNYCEEAQPCSSATNTVNESIEVGTPIFDVSQLWTNNGAIDVTYTMTANKRNVFQINRQTGVITTTVKLPASYPSTTYTLNAFLDVTDASHCTAYTVCPLILHVTYINTPVEIKNMPASASIHEDETRTLTLWTIETTDGNADDEVTCVITNPAENKPFYITETFKGSNVYVIKNYVAGTYIERQLSSAKTLYNIDINCTDRLGEGNSSFLQITVNLNQPPQLTTLKGTVHKNVDQSTKFKGYTIITEKASDTENDQLIYSCSNVASKNPLSCDIEDNTLHVKLRRNVSVASENGAEFSIEICVTDGKNSTKDCGTLEVTFTTTHSHPKISNLPKVLEINENEGLGGVIFTAIADDDDSGETHTFSMKVNPSLGSNYFSLDPYSGNVILTRYLDYEDTNTFYLIFSVKDDFLSSQDSYTLVIQVRNVNEQNKLTSEVKQITFKQTTKIGRSWRTGLTCTDIDNNDEQTIVIDGGEHADFFCYNASNNKLYLAKVWNLDDASLMLPDNTLVTMKCTDSGGLVSRYNFVVNVVAVNTIRPAIDKERCVQEMTETGMPVIRLNSKTDLSTSFCSVRCQENGSSSGNVCKYSILGNGLGRKYFETRMQRFNGRKRRTDTNSAGLFLRQPIDLTYNKDFVLHLKLCPDNKMSDSYS